A window of Actinomadura viridis genomic DNA:
ACCTCGGCGTGGCCGCCGACAAGCTGGAGCAGATGGGCCTGGACTTCCACCAGCAGGGCGCGGTCCTGCAGGTGCGCCGCGAGCGGGCGCTGCGCCCGATCAACGTCATCACCGACGAGTACCCGGGCTTCGCCACCGACCTGCAGTCGCCGATCATGGCGCTGTCCTGCCTGGCGGACGGCCCCTCCTACATCTACGAGCGCATCTTCGACGGCCGCTTCAAGCTGGCCGACGAGCTGACGAAGATGGGCGCCGACATCGAGGTGAACGGCAACCGCGCCAAGGTCAACGGCCCTCGCGGCCTGCGCGGCGCCGAGGTGGAGGCGCACGACCTGCGCTGCGGCAGCGCCCTGGTGCTGGCCGGCCTCGCCGCCGAGGGGGAGACCGTCATCACGTCCGCCTATTACCTCGACCGGGGTCACGCGCACACCGCCGAGCGGCTGTCCCAGCTCGGCGCGGAGATCACCCGCGAGACCGATCAACCGGCCGACAGCTGATCAACATCTGGCTTAGCCGCGTACTCTGACCTGCTCTCTGACGCCCGGTCCGGTACGCCTTTGCCCTGTCGTCCCCGCGCTCCTTCTGACGGTCTCTCCTGACTTCCTCCTGACAGCCCGACCGGCGGCCCGGCCCTCCGAGGCCGGCCCGCCGGCCTTTCAACTGGCCGATGGTGGTCGCCGGGCCCGGCCGGCCGTCCGGAGGCCGCGGCAGTGCCCGATCCGCGGCCTTCCCGGCACTATCCCTCTGACCGGGGAAAACGCGACAGGGCGGGCATCACGGAGCCAAGAACGGCTGAAAAAGGCGAATCCCTTGTCTTCCCGACCTTCCCGGACCGGGACGGTCGATTTCCGCCCACTGCGTAAGCTAAACGGAGGTCGCAGGGGCCCGCACGGTGAGGTTCCGTATCCCGTGCGGGCCCCTTCGACGTTTTCGGGTCTTGTTTTTAGACTTCGGACGACCGAAGATGCAGGATCAAGACTGACCGATTGGTGACAAATTACTGACTAGGGGGTCGCGTAGGTTACTTTTTCGCCGCACTCTTGATTCGATTTCGCGTCTGGGCGTCACACAACGTCGCCCTGACCCGATCTGCCCACAGAGGATCTACGAACGCGGGAATGCGGTGCAGGGTCAGAAAGCAGGGGCGACAAGCCATGAGTCAATCTTTGGGCGGAGCGTGCGCGAACGCATGGCCGGGGCGGGACCCCCACCAAGAGGATGGTCGGGAAGTGAGCGATCGCCGATGACGACGACGCGAACGGGGTCGGTGACACCAGACCTCACGATCGGCGTGGTCGGCCCGCATGATCTCGTCGAACGGGTCATGCTGATGGGCCATGGCCCGACACCGGTGCCGAGCCGGCTGGTGGCCGCCGCGTACCGGGACGAGCAGGAGGCGGCCGACAAGGTCGTGCGGCTGGGCTCGGGGGTGGACGTGTGCCTGTTCGCCAGCCCGGTGCCGTACGACTTCGCCCGCAAGGCCGGCGTGCTGACCATGCCGGCCACATACGTGCCGCTGAACGGCGCCGCCCTCCAGGGCGCGCTGCTGCGGGCCGCGCTCGACGAGCGCTTCGATCCGGGACGGGTGAGCATCGACGTGCTCGGCCGGGCCGAGGTCGAGGAGGCGTACGCGGAGATCAGCCTGGGCACCGAGCAGGTGCACCTGCGCGAGGAGGCGGCCGGGCCGGGCACGCTGGCCGCGTTCCACGAGCGGCTGTGGCGGCGCGGCGCCACCACGGTCGCGATGACGTGCGTCCACGCCACCGCGGAGCGGATGGAGATGGCCGGGGTGCCGACCATCCGGGTCCGGCCCACGGGGGCGGCGATCCGCAGCTCGCTGCAGACCGCGGCGCTGCTGGGCGCGCACCACCGGCTGGAGGAGTCGCAGCTGGTGGTGGTGCTGGTGGACGTCCCGACGCTGCGCGAGACGCCGCGCCGGGTCACCCCGCGCTACTGGCGGGACGAGCTGAAGCTGGCGCTGCACCGGGTGCTGCTGCAGGAGGCGCACCGGATGAACGCCTCGGTGTGGCCGCTGGACGACCACAGCTACCTGGTCATCGCCACCCGCGGCTCGGTCACCGCCGGCACCGAGGGCTTCCGCACGCCGCCGTTCGTGGAGCGGGTCCGCGAGGAGCTGGGCCTGGCGATCGAAGTCGGCATCGGCATGGGCCGCACGGCGCACGAGGCCGAGACGCACGCCCGCGCCGCGCTGGCCCGTTCGCAGAGCTCGCAGCGCGCCCAGGGCTTCGCCCTGGACCGGGACGGCCGGGCCCTGGTGCCGGCGCCCCGCACGCCGCCGCGGGCGCAGCCGCAGGCCAAGCCCAAGGGCCTGGAG
This region includes:
- a CDS encoding transcriptional regulator, encoding MTTTRTGSVTPDLTIGVVGPHDLVERVMLMGHGPTPVPSRLVAAAYRDEQEAADKVVRLGSGVDVCLFASPVPYDFARKAGVLTMPATYVPLNGAALQGALLRAALDERFDPGRVSIDVLGRAEVEEAYAEISLGTEQVHLREEAAGPGTLAAFHERLWRRGATTVAMTCVHATAERMEMAGVPTIRVRPTGAAIRSSLQTAALLGAHHRLEESQLVVVLVDVPTLRETPRRVTPRYWRDELKLALHRVLLQEAHRMNASVWPLDDHSYLVIATRGSVTAGTEGFRTPPFVERVREELGLAIEVGIGMGRTAHEAETHARAALARSQSSQRAQGFALDRDGRALVPAPRTPPRAQPQAKPKGLEILARLADKLGDQEQPLIVDAENAGKMLGVTPRTARRLLRTLVEEGLAWPLPPNRTPQPGRPRQLYRLIVEKLGPKTGT